A region from the Candidatus Hydrogenedentota bacterium genome encodes:
- a CDS encoding CTP synthase — MTKYVFTTGGVVSSVGKGIVSAGLGLLLESRGLKIAMMKLDPYINVDPGTMNPFEHGEVFVTDDGAETDLDLGHYERFTSAKLSQKSNATTGSIYNAVIQKERRGEFLGKTVQVIPHITDEIKSRIRMLTAEEDGVDVAIVEIGGTVGDIESLPFLEALRQFRLEIGPENCCFIHVTLVPYIEAAGELKTKPTQHSVRSLRDIGLQPDVIVCRTGKKRLGPDQCAKIALFCNVTREAIINAEDISPIYAIPLNFKSQHLDGIVLKRLGMDVPEGDLSEWTAMVDRLKAAEKVVKIAAVGKYVGHDDAYKSINEAFVHAGIWNDCKVSLQWVDSEQFEKGVDVAATLSEYDGIVVGPGFGSRGIEGKIMAVRYARENRVPYFGICLGMQIAVIEMTRNLLGLPKATSTEFDPNTPDPVISLLSEQRGVMEMGGTMRLGQYRCELAEGTLARGAYGADIIFERHRHRYEFNNVYLERLCAAGMVVSGRHIKGDHELVEIIELKGHPWFCASQFHPEFKSKPQRPQPLFRDFVRAAAAYKDARA, encoded by the coding sequence ATGACGAAATACGTGTTCACAACGGGCGGCGTGGTGTCGTCGGTGGGGAAGGGGATTGTCTCCGCCGGCCTGGGGCTCCTGCTGGAGTCGCGGGGCCTCAAGATCGCCATGATGAAGCTGGACCCCTATATCAACGTGGACCCCGGCACGATGAACCCCTTCGAGCACGGGGAGGTCTTCGTGACCGACGACGGGGCGGAGACGGACCTCGACCTGGGGCACTATGAGCGCTTCACCTCGGCGAAGCTCTCCCAGAAGAGCAACGCCACGACGGGCAGCATCTACAACGCCGTCATCCAGAAGGAGCGGCGGGGCGAGTTCCTGGGCAAGACCGTGCAGGTGATCCCGCACATCACGGACGAGATCAAGTCGCGCATCCGCATGCTCACGGCCGAGGAGGACGGGGTGGACGTGGCGATTGTGGAGATCGGCGGCACGGTGGGCGACATTGAGAGCCTGCCCTTCCTGGAGGCGCTGCGCCAGTTCCGGCTGGAGATAGGCCCGGAGAACTGCTGCTTTATCCACGTGACGCTGGTGCCCTACATTGAGGCGGCCGGCGAGCTGAAGACCAAGCCCACGCAGCACAGCGTGCGCTCCCTGCGCGACATCGGCCTCCAGCCCGACGTCATTGTCTGCCGCACGGGCAAGAAGCGGCTGGGTCCGGACCAGTGCGCCAAGATCGCCCTCTTCTGCAACGTGACGAGGGAGGCGATCATCAACGCGGAGGACATCTCCCCGATCTACGCCATCCCGCTGAACTTCAAGAGCCAGCATCTTGACGGGATCGTCCTCAAGCGGCTGGGGATGGACGTGCCCGAGGGTGACCTGTCCGAGTGGACCGCCATGGTGGACCGGCTCAAGGCGGCCGAAAAGGTGGTGAAGATCGCCGCCGTGGGCAAGTATGTCGGGCACGACGACGCCTACAAGAGCATCAACGAGGCCTTTGTCCACGCGGGCATCTGGAACGACTGCAAGGTCTCCCTCCAGTGGGTGGACTCCGAGCAGTTTGAGAAGGGGGTGGACGTCGCGGCGACCCTTTCCGAGTACGACGGCATCGTGGTCGGGCCGGGGTTCGGCTCGCGGGGCATCGAGGGCAAGATCATGGCGGTGCGTTACGCCCGCGAGAACCGGGTGCCGTATTTCGGCATCTGCCTCGGCATGCAGATTGCCGTCATCGAGATGACCCGGAACCTTCTCGGCCTGCCGAAGGCCACCTCGACCGAATTTGACCCCAACACGCCCGACCCCGTGATCTCCCTGCTGTCCGAGCAGCGCGGCGTGATGGAAATGGGCGGCACCATGCGCCTGGGCCAGTACCGCTGCGAGCTGGCGGAGGGCACGCTGGCCCGCGGGGCCTACGGTGCCGACATCATTTTCGAGCGCCACCGCCACCGCTACGAGTTTAACAACGTCTATCTGGAGCGCCTGTGCGCCGCCGGGATGGTGGTCAGCGGACGCCACATCAAGGGCGACCACGAGCTGGTCGAGATCATCGAGCTGAAGGGCCACCCCTGGTTCTGCGCCTCCCAGTTCCACCCCGAGTTCAAGAGCAAGCCCCAGCGGCCCCAGCCCCTCTTCCGGGATTTTGTGCGGGCCGCCGCGGCGTACAAGGACGCGCGTGCTTAG
- the kdsB gene encoding 3-deoxy-manno-octulosonate cytidylyltransferase, with protein sequence MTSGKPYVLCVVPARFASTRFPGKIIVPLAGKPLVMHAYERARRAKLVNETLIAADDAAIADAVAPYGARLVMTRPDHPSGTDRIAEVAEGHPAEIIVNVQGDEALIDPATVDAAVQALLDHPEAVMSTARHRITDPELIADPNAVKVVCDAAGRALYFSRSPIPHIRDAADREAANTCYWQHVGLYVYRREFLLRYAKMPQTPLEKLEKLEQLRVLENGFGIVVVDTEYRGVGVDTPADLERVRAILEKSTEEASS encoded by the coding sequence ATGACAAGCGGAAAACCATACGTTTTGTGCGTGGTTCCCGCCCGTTTCGCCTCCACCCGCTTCCCCGGAAAGATCATCGTTCCCCTGGCCGGAAAACCCCTCGTGATGCACGCCTACGAGCGCGCCCGGCGGGCGAAACTGGTGAATGAGACCCTGATCGCCGCGGACGACGCGGCCATTGCGGACGCGGTCGCGCCGTACGGGGCGCGCCTCGTGATGACCCGACCGGACCACCCCAGCGGCACCGACCGGATCGCCGAGGTGGCGGAGGGCCATCCGGCGGAAATCATCGTCAACGTGCAGGGGGACGAGGCCCTCATTGACCCCGCCACCGTGGACGCCGCCGTGCAGGCACTGCTGGACCACCCGGAGGCCGTGATGTCCACGGCCCGGCACCGGATCACGGACCCGGAGCTCATCGCCGACCCCAATGCGGTGAAGGTGGTGTGCGACGCGGCGGGGCGGGCCCTGTATTTCTCCCGGAGTCCGATCCCGCACATCCGGGACGCGGCGGACCGGGAGGCCGCGAACACCTGCTACTGGCAGCATGTGGGGCTGTATGTTTACCGCCGGGAGTTCCTGCTGCGGTACGCGAAGATGCCCCAGACCCCCCTGGAAAAACTCGAAAAGCTTGAGCAGTTGCGCGTTCTGGAGAACGGCTTCGGCATTGTCGTGGTGGACACGGAATACCGGGGCGTCGGCGTGGACACGCCGGCCGATCTGGAGCGCGTGCGCGCGATACTGGAAAAATCAACGGAGGAGGCCTCGTCATGA
- a CDS encoding type IV pilus twitching motility protein PilT — translation MSEIDGYLNIMVEQGASDLHFCTGCKPILRRDGAIISLREEVISAQRAKTVIYEIMPPRNEKEYNERSDTDFAYDIPGLARFRVNVFRDIKGIGAVFRVIPSDILTMQDLRLPEPVRKFCTLQKGLVLVTGPTGSGKSTTLAAMIDHINNTRTEHIITIEDPVEFVHQNQMCLVNQREVHTHTDSFKSALRAALRQDPDIVLIGEMRDLETTRIALETAETGHLVFGTLHTTTAISTVDRLIDQFPADEQPQIRTMLASTLKGVVAQNLLKKKGGGRVAAIEVLVVNSAVAALIRESKIQQIMSIMQTGKREGMTLLNHELAHLVREGVVEAEEAYRKSVDKPDLLKQFDSFKISYIPPEE, via the coding sequence ATGTCGGAGATTGACGGCTATCTGAACATCATGGTGGAGCAGGGGGCGTCGGACCTGCATTTCTGCACGGGGTGCAAGCCGATCCTGCGCCGGGACGGCGCGATCATCAGCCTGCGCGAGGAGGTGATCTCCGCGCAGCGGGCGAAGACGGTGATCTATGAGATCATGCCGCCCCGCAACGAGAAGGAGTACAACGAGCGGAGCGACACGGACTTCGCCTACGACATCCCCGGCCTGGCCCGGTTCAGAGTGAACGTTTTCCGGGACATCAAGGGGATCGGGGCCGTTTTCCGCGTGATCCCCTCGGACATCCTCACCATGCAGGACCTGCGGCTTCCCGAGCCCGTCCGCAAGTTCTGCACCCTCCAGAAGGGCCTGGTTCTCGTCACGGGCCCCACGGGCAGCGGAAAGTCCACCACCCTCGCCGCCATGATTGACCACATCAACAACACGCGGACGGAGCACATAATCACCATTGAGGACCCGGTGGAGTTCGTGCATCAGAACCAGATGTGCCTGGTGAACCAGCGCGAGGTGCACACCCACACGGACAGTTTCAAGTCCGCCCTGCGCGCCGCCCTGCGCCAGGACCCCGACATCGTCCTGATCGGCGAAATGCGCGACTTGGAGACGACGCGCATCGCCCTGGAAACCGCGGAGACCGGGCACCTGGTCTTCGGCACCCTGCACACCACCACCGCCATCAGCACGGTGGACCGGCTCATTGACCAGTTCCCCGCCGACGAGCAGCCCCAGATCCGCACCATGCTCGCCTCCACCCTGAAGGGGGTCGTGGCGCAGAACCTCCTGAAGAAGAAGGGCGGCGGCCGCGTCGCGGCCATCGAGGTGCTCGTGGTGAACTCCGCCGTGGCAGCCCTCATCCGGGAGTCCAAAATCCAGCAGATCATGAGCATCATGCAGACGGGCAAGCGGGAGGGCATGACGCTGCTGAACCACGAACTCGCCCATCTCGTCCGCGAAGGCGTCGTCGAGGCGGAGGAGGCCTACCGGAAATCCGTGGACAAGCCGGACCTGCTCAAGCAGTTCGACTCCTTCAAGATCAGCTACATCCCGCCGGAGGAGTAG
- a CDS encoding methyltransferase domain-containing protein has protein sequence MKHKIVIVTFLAALALALGAPGALSGERGAGDAASREAFLREFPRTGLSTTPEDALLLRILVETRNAQRGVEVGSFTGYGALHMGIAFERTGGHLYTLEIDPEAVKTCRENLAKTGLDKSVTCVEGDALKTLPELEGPFDFAYIDAVKTDYFKYFQLIEPKLKAGAVIVADNVIVSAEAMRDYLEHVQNSPDYETVIVRASDEKQDGMAITYKLR, from the coding sequence ATGAAGCACAAGATTGTCATCGTCACGTTTCTGGCTGCCTTGGCCCTGGCCTTGGGCGCGCCGGGGGCGCTCTCCGGGGAGCGCGGCGCGGGGGACGCCGCTTCGCGCGAGGCGTTTCTCCGGGAGTTTCCGCGCACCGGGCTGAGCACGACGCCGGAGGACGCCCTGCTCCTTCGGATTCTGGTGGAGACCCGGAACGCGCAGCGGGGGGTCGAGGTGGGCTCGTTCACGGGCTACGGCGCGCTGCACATGGGCATCGCCTTTGAGCGCACGGGCGGCCATCTCTACACCCTGGAGATTGACCCGGAAGCGGTCAAGACCTGCCGGGAGAACCTTGCCAAGACCGGGCTGGACAAGTCCGTCACCTGCGTGGAGGGGGACGCCCTGAAGACCCTCCCCGAACTGGAGGGTCCCTTCGACTTCGCTTATATTGACGCGGTCAAGACCGACTACTTCAAGTACTTCCAGCTGATCGAGCCGAAGTTGAAGGCCGGGGCCGTGATCGTGGCCGACAACGTCATCGTCTCGGCGGAGGCCATGCGCGACTATCTTGAGCATGTCCAGAACAGCCCCGACTACGAGACGGTCATCGTCCGCGCCTCGGACGAGAAGCAGGACGGCATGGCCATCACCTACAAACTGCGCTGA
- a CDS encoding four helix bundle protein, giving the protein MEINPVEEQGRLRAGGGYRRLRSFRTATVIYDATAMFCRRFLPERSRTVDQMVQAARSGRQNIAEGSRASAVSSQTELRLVNVARASLDELLLDYEDFLRQRGLPQWGKDTPESREVRDLGRKMENPTDPTDPTDRSDASLYAPWLESRDPAVVANTVICLIHQANYLLDRQISALERAFVEGGGYTEQLSAARVEHRRTQQEENGPACPVCGGPTVARTARKGPNAGKPFWGCAAFPKCRGVARSDQNT; this is encoded by the coding sequence ATGGAGATTAATCCGGTGGAGGAACAGGGTCGGTTGCGCGCGGGCGGGGGATACCGGAGACTGCGCTCCTTTCGCACCGCCACGGTGATCTATGACGCCACAGCCATGTTCTGCAGACGCTTCCTGCCTGAGCGCTCGCGCACGGTGGATCAAATGGTTCAGGCCGCCCGGAGCGGTCGCCAGAACATTGCGGAGGGGAGCCGGGCTTCCGCTGTCTCCAGCCAAACCGAGCTGCGTCTGGTGAACGTCGCGCGCGCCAGCCTGGATGAGCTTCTGCTGGACTACGAGGATTTTCTGCGCCAGCGGGGACTGCCGCAATGGGGGAAAGACACCCCCGAGTCCCGCGAGGTGCGCGATCTGGGGCGGAAGATGGAAAATCCGACCGATCCGACGGATCCGACCGATCGGTCCGATGCTTCCCTCTATGCCCCCTGGCTGGAATCCCGTGATCCCGCCGTGGTGGCGAACACGGTCATCTGCCTGATTCACCAGGCCAACTACCTGCTCGACCGTCAGATATCGGCCTTGGAACGCGCGTTTGTGGAAGGGGGCGGATACACGGAGCAGCTTTCCGCAGCGCGGGTGGAACACCGCCGGACACAGCAGGAAGAGAATGGTCCGGCCTGTCCTGTGTGCGGGGGCCCGACCGTGGCGCGCACCGCCCGAAAAGGGCCGAATGCCGGAAAGCCGTTCTGGGGATGCGCGGCCTTCCCGAAGTGCAGAGGCGTGGCGCGTTCCGACCAGAACACGTGA